One genomic segment of Oreochromis aureus strain Israel breed Guangdong linkage group 9, ZZ_aureus, whole genome shotgun sequence includes these proteins:
- the zgc:56231 gene encoding kinesin-like protein KIF20A, producing the protein MTQENSVCMQSVDMDLTCLPPGNTSLQQTDAPGAAEQQTMSVYLRVRPFSKEELSNNEDQACVVIENSQTVTLNAPKGSATMKSSEKGIGMSLHKFSFSQIFGPDTTQAELFENTVKNQMSDFLDGKNALIFSYGVTNAGKTFTIQGTPKEPGILPRVLESTFQYIGEHQYQGMDLKPYLRNGVQSLDFDQVKQERSTKAAIFASIKEECDPLRVSSCLESCLASHLSSSSASSTQTVLTSNQTEANDSQFALWVAFFEIYNEHVYDLLQPSLCSKSKKRACLRVCDDGAGNAYVKDLIWINIHNLGEASKLLQFGNKNRSAAATKMNHSSSRSHSIFTMKLLRINGGTAERVSEFSLCDLAGSERCNKTKTFGERLKEAGNINNSLLILGKCITALRNSGPDRTRSSYIPFRESKLTKLFQAFFCGKGRPSMIVNINQCASTYDETLHVMKFSAVAKQVVQVIPDKTLESLAPRLVGRDGKPLLRNGVIDSDVLESYLSEDELLDEEEEADMSLLPQSELLNMVENLRTKLLAERRKNLLQEIEIRKEMGDAMLQQLMESEELRNRQIEELKESYQDKLENTFEMYKDAIKEHAYQSAMTNLEDNYVPLDEFTAEQEKVEALRRRVSELEALTSRTGVVPAVPTVDQSSQTELLKEAGEAGDDRYRRLHREKCAIERMCEDKQQLILSLEKRLMELNETLQKVRDGFVEKSADLEALQRTADDQKKSMEEILQQNVEKDKEIVSLKAEVAKLSQKSPVQAKIKRGLLANIKEAVTSPRKGTSARTLRKTGKTVHH; encoded by the exons ATGACTCAGGAAAACAGTGTTTGTATGCAGTCTGTTGACATGGACTTGACTTGTCTTCCTCCTGGCAACACGTCCCTGCAACAG ACTGATGCGCCCGGTGCAGCTGAACAGCAGACAATGAGCGTTTATCTCAGAGTGAGGCCTTTCTCTAAAGAGGAGCTCTCTAACAATGAGGATCAG GCTTGTGTTGTGATTGAAAACAGCCAGACGGTGACACTGAATGCGCCAAAAGGTTCTGCCACCATGAAGAGCAGTGAGAAAGGAATTGGCATGTCACTCCacaaattttctttttcacag ATTTTTGGGCCTGACACAACACAGGCTGAGCTGTTTGAGAACACagtcaaaaaccaaatgagTGATTTCTTGGATGGGAAGAATGCACTGATATTCAGCTATGGTGTAACCAATGCTGGGAAAACCTTCACAATCCAAG GAACTCCAAAAGAGCCAGGAATACTGCCTCGAGTGCTGGAAAGCACTTTTCAGTACATTGGAGAACATCAGTATCAGGGAATGGACCTGAAGCCCTACCTCAGGAATGGTGTGCAGTCTCTGGATTTTGACCAAGTAAAGCAGGAAAGAAGCACTAAAGCTGCCATTTTTGCTTCAATTAAAGAA GAGTGTGATCCTCTCAGAGTCAGTAGTTGTCTAGAGTCTTGTTTGGCCAGCCATCTTTCATCCTCTTCTGCATCTTCAACTCAAACGG TGCTGACCAGTAACCAGACAGAAGCAAATGACAGCCAGTTTGCCTTATGGGTGGCCTTCTTTGAAATCTACAATGAGCATGTGTACGATCTTCTCCAGCCATCTTTGTGCTCCAAATCCAAGAAACGTGCCTGTCTCCGTGTATGCGATGATGGTGCTGGAAATGCTTATGTTAAAG ACCTCATTTGGATCAACATTCATAACTTGGGTGAAGCCTCCAAGCTGCTACAGTTTGGGAATAAAAACAGAAGTGCTGCAGCCACAAAGATGAACCACTCATCTAGCCGAAG CCACAGCATATTTACCATGAAGTTACTGAGGATCAATGGAGGGACGGCTGAAAGGGTCtctga GTTCTCTCTCTGTGATCTGGCCGGCTCAGAAAGatgcaacaaaacaaagacatttgGAGAGAGGCTTAAGGAGGCGGGTAACATTAATAATTCCCTGCTTATTTTGGGGAAGTGTATCACTGCGCTCCGCAACAGTGGGCCTGACAG AACGAGGAGCAGCTACATCCCCTTCCGAGAAAGCAAGCTCACCAAGCTGTTCCAGGCTTTCTTCTGCGGGAAGGGAAGACCCTCCATGATTGTCAACATTAACCAGTGTGCTTCCACATATGACGAGACTCTCCATGTCATGAAATTCTCAGCTGTTGCCAAACAG GTGGTGCAGGTGATCCCAGATAAGACTCTAGAATCTCTGGCTCCTCGTCTCGTGGGCCGTGATGGCAAGCCCCTGCTGAGGAACGGGGTGATTGACAGCGACGTCCTGGAGAGTTACCTCTCTGAAGATGAGCTGCttgatgaagaagaggaggctGACATGTCTTTGTTGCCAcagagt gAACTTTTGAATATGGTTGAGAATTTAAGAACAAAGCTACTGGCTGAGCGAAGAAAAAACCTGCTGCAGGAAATCGAAATTCGCAAAGAAATGGGAGACGCCATGTTGCAGCAGCTCATGGAAAGTGAAGAACTCCGCAA TCGTCAGATCGAAGAGCTGAAGGAGAGCTACCAGGATAAACTGGAAAACACATTTGAGATGTACAAGGATGCTATTAAAGAACATGCTTATCAGAGCGCTATGACCAATCTGGAGGATAACTATGTACCGCTCGATGAGTTCACTGCAGAACAGGAGAAAGTGGAG GCCCTCAGGCGTAGAGTGTCAGAGTTGGAGGCCTTGACTTCGAGGACCGGTGTAGTTCCTGCTGTTCCAACTGTGGATCAATCGAGCCAGACTGAACTACTGAAagaggcaggagaagcag GAGATGATCGATACAGGCGCCTTCACAGAGAGAAATGTGCCATAGAGAGGATGTGTGAGGATAAACAACAG CTAATTTTGTCCCTGGAGAAAAGGCTGATGGAGCTTAATGAAACGCTACAGAAGGTCAGAGATGGTTTTGTGGAGAAATCAGCTGATCTTGAGGCTCTGCAGAGGACGGCTGACGATCAG aaaaaatccaTGGAGGAGATCCTACagcaaaatgtggaaaaagacAAGGAGATTGTCTCGCTCAAGGCAGAAGTTGCCAAGCTCTCCCAGAAGTCCCCTGTGCAAGCAAAGATCAAGCGAGGCCTTCTCGCCAACATCAAGGAGGCTGTCACGTCGCCACGGAAGGGTACGTCTGCTCGAACACTGAGGAAAACGGGCAAGACTGTACACCATTGA
- the LOC116335765 gene encoding regulator of G-protein signaling 9-binding protein: MPLINNKVGNDCTVGADKTLADGKELVDSVIKVVACYRHLAACVGGCTDSLQLRDELRQTREKALKLAEAIRLHLTSHLRDKSLPEDQRKEMELLWVAFSSSLELLHVDMCKVFSIGDNFSLANTASLVQTGLQGGGSEVAARALSLAELNQEPPTLPAGLESQERSAMEQEISQIDHMIDDMEKKVNVLRWMVEPRGPQYADPLSSTESASLALLSVDEEQPGHEPLCQRSLIFVLLLLFAVVLVAATLSVCLVLFS, translated from the exons ATGCCACTTATAAATAACAAAGTGGGCAATGACTGCACAGTTGGCGCAGACAAGACTTTGGCTGATGGGAAGGAACTGGTGGATTCTGTGATAAAG GTGGTAGCATGTTACCGGCATTTGGCTGCATGTGTTGGTGGCTGCACAGACAGTTTGCAGCTGCGGGATGAGCTGagacaaacaagagaaaaggcCCTGAAGTTGGCGGAGGCCATCCGTCTGCATCTGACCTCACATCTCCGGGACAAGAGCCTGCCCGAGGACCAGCGCAAGGAGATGGAGCTCCTCTGGGTGGCCTTCTCCTCCAGTCTAGAGCTGCTCCATGTTGACATGTGCAAGGTTTTCAGCATAGGTGACAACTTCTCCTTAGCTAACACTGCTTCCTTGGTGCAAACTGGCCTACAAG GAGGAGGCAGTGAGGTAGCAGCTCGAGCACTCAGTTTGGCCGAACTGAACCAGGAGCCTCCAACCCTTCCTGCTGGTCTTGAAAGCCAGGAACGGAGCGCCATGGAGCAGGAAATCAGCCAAATCGATCACATGATTGACGATATGGAGAAGAAAGTGAACGTGTTGCGCTGGATGGTGGAGCCCCGGGGGCCACAATACGCAGACCCGCTCAGCAGCACCGAGAGCGCCTCCCTGGCTCTGCTCAGCGTTGATGAGGAGCAGCCTGGACACGAGCCTCTATGCCAGCGCAGTTTGATCTTTGTGCTCTTATTgctgtttgctgttgttttggtGGCAGCCACGTTATCGGTCTGTCTTGTCCTTTTCTCATGA